A window of Paenibacillus phoenicis genomic DNA:
CGATGCTCCGGTTCCGCTCGCGACGATGGTTGCGAAGCAGCCGGGCATACGGGGCATATCGCTGAACAACGTCATACATAAACGTCTCCAGCTCGTCGATCCCGGCGCGCGTCCGAAACTGCTTCCGCTCCCCCGTATCCAGCTGCACATAAGTCAGCTGGATGCCCATCTCGCTCAGCCCGTTGGCTTTGGCGTACATGTAGGCATAGCACTTCGCCTGGGCCCAATGCACGGGATAGGTGTCCTCGTCGATGGCCGACAAATCGCCGGCTGTCGATTTGATCTCGTCCACGGTCAAGCTTCCGTCCTCACCGGCCAGCAGCCCGTCGCAACGCCCGTCCACGACGAAGAGGAGATCCCCGCAGGGAATCTCCGCCTTCAAATACACTTCTTTCTGGTCTCCTTCGCCGTATTGCTTCTGCACCTGCTGATGCGCCTTCGTGCCTTCCGTCAGCGAAACCGCGGCACGAAAGCCGCCTTCCAAGCTGCCGCTGCGGAACACATACTCCACCAGAGGGCGCACCGCGATCGTAACCGTGGACTCTTTTGCCATAATTCTTTGTGTCACCCGCCGATATCCCTAGGGAACATTTGTTCCACCAGTATATCACGATATGACAGGGATCGCCATGCAAAGCGGTGAACTTCCGTGCGCAGATCATTGATCAATCCGGATGTTGTAATCCTTCTTCAAATATTGGTGGATTCGGCGGAAATCAGCTGGGGTCAGCTCGCTTAACCGCTTATGGCCCTTCTTCCATTCGCGCGCGAGCAGGATGCCCATCGTTTCCGCGGCCAGCGCGGTGGTTGGAATGATGCGGGCGCTTCCGTAGGCTTTGATATCCGCACCGATATTTTTGCCAGCTACCAGGACGTTGTCGTAGGACTTCAGCTCAAAGGAACGCAGGGGAATCCCGTAGCGATCCGGCTTACCGTAACCGATGCCCTTCTTCACGGCGCGGGTCGCCTGCAAATCGACGGGATATCCTCCAAGCGTCACATTGTCCCAGAACATCCGGCTCGACATCACGTCCTTATAAGTCAGCACGTACTCCGTTTCATAACGGTTATAGTCGCGGATGTACAAATATTCGGGATACCCGTTCAGCTCAGCTTTGCTGAAGCCGGGAATATGCTGACGCAAAAATTTGGCGATATACGGCGCTTCGGCCTTGCCCTTAGCCACGGCGGAACGGACCGATTTCGGATCGGCCGGATCGACATCGTAAATCAGCAAGCCATTGACGATCACTTCGCCGTCTTTCTGATAGGTGGCATTCAGTCCTCTCAGCAGTAATTGGGAATCCCGCGGCTTGTACTGGTAGGTGATGTTGCTGAAGCCGGTGGCAAAATCCCAATCGACATATGTATTGGGGCCGTATTTCTTGACGACATTCGTCAGCGGATAATCCTCCAGCACCGCTTGATGCAGCTTCCCCCAGTTGACGCCCTTGAACCGCAGCATATAAGTAGCCGCCATATAATCCGGCTTCTTGCCGTTGTACAAGCTTTCCATCCCTGGGATCCGTTTATTGCCAAGATGGACGGTGAGTGCGTTAAAATCGGTATTTTCCACAAAATACCCCGCCTGTACTTGATACAACTTGCCGTCTTTGGCCAGGTAGGTGATCGATTTCAGCGTTTTCCCTTTCCCAGACTTGCCGGTCTCTTCAATCTCCACGCCGTCGATGGCGATGCCGCTGCGCATAGGAATCCCGCGGATCAGCTTGCGGTAATAGCTTTCAAAGGCGGACAATTTGCGAATCGTCCCGGCATTGTAGCCGTCGTACAGGGATTTCATTTCGCCTTGCACCAAGCTGCGCTTGCGATTGTCGTTGGGTTCGTCCAGCACGAGCATCTGCCCTTGGATCAGCTCCCCGCCCGGCTTCTCGCGCGGATCGAGGATCAGTACGCTTAGCCCGGCATCATGCGCTCGCTTTGCCAAGAGCACCCCTTCAATTTCGCTGCCGATCATGACAATGTCATAACGATTGCAGCCCGGCCCGCAAGATACGGGAGATGCAGTTGAAGTTGATGCTGCCATCGCCGAAGTTGACGCGCCCACCGTTTCAAGCATTAGCAGTACGCACAGGAAAGCCAATACACATCGTTGAGCAAAAGTTTGTTGGTTCTTGGGATGAATTGACATAAATTCAGGAAACGCTCCTCTTTATGGGATATAATGACATCTTATCTCCCGAAGAGGTGTCGTATCCAGTAAATTTTTGTTATATTATGGTGTTCCCTGTCGATTTATGCCACGCAATAAACGAGATAAGCTCAGCAGCTTGGAGGGGTCGAGGGGAGCCAGCCCGTCCCCGCCGATTCGTACGGCAGAACCGAAATGCACTTCGGTCACGCCCGTATTGGCAATGACTTGCGAGACCGTCTCCAGGGTCAAGCCGTGTCCAGCTAAAATGCGCAGCGAGCTGCCGCGTGCCAGCTCCACCAGCTCCCGAATCTCGGAAACCGCCTGCGGCGCAGAGCGCGGTCCGCCCGATGTCAGCACCCGGTTTACCTGCGGGTACTTCATGAGCGTGCGCAATCCGGACGGCAAATCGGCCAACTCGTCAAACGCCCGGTGAAACGTAACGTTAAGCCCGCCGGTCAGCACCAAAATCCGCTCCAGCGCAGCCTCGTCGATCTTACGATCGGCCGTCAGCGCGCCAAACACGATGCCCGCCGCCCCCGCTTCGGCAATCGCTCGGACTTCGGCTTCCATCGTCAGCAAATCGGCTTCTCCGTACACAAAAGACCGGCTATGCGGGCGCACCATCACGTGAACGGGAATGGCCACCGCCTTCACCACTTGTTGAACCAAGCCAATACCGGGGGTCAGTCCCCCTTCCGTGATCGCCGTAATCAGCTCCAGCCGATCCGCTCCATTCGCCTCCGCCACGATGGCGTCCTCCACACAGGTTGCTATAACCTCTAGCAGCACCAGAATACCTCCTTCACCTCGAGGATTACGATTGTACCCCATATGTTAGCTTGTCTATGAAAAAATAACAAACCGTTTATAAAGGATCATTGGGAATGAATGAAACCACAACCATCCTGAATACGTAATAATTTCCGAATCGCACTCATACTTACAAAATCAGTCAGAACCAAATCCATGTTGGAGGTAGGTTGAACTATGTCGTTTATCAAGAAAATGCTAGCCAGTGTGGGGATCGGCTCGGCGCAGATCAATACGGAGCTGGATGTCGACGAAGTCCGGCTGGGCGGTGAGATCAGCGGTACCGTTTATGTGGATGGCGGACAGACTGAGCAATCGATCGGTAACATTTACTTGAAGCTGAAAACCAACTACCTGCGCGAATCCAATGACCGCAAAATAAGAACAACCGGCACGATCGCCAAATACCTTGTCACCGAAGGCTTCGAGCTGCGGCCCGGGGAGCGGAAGCAGATCCCGTTCCGGTTCCGGCTTCCAGAGCAAATGCCGGTGACGCTGCATAACGTGCCGATCTGGGTAGAAAGCGGACTCGACATCGAGATGGCCTTGGATCCAAAGGATGAGGACCTGATTCGTGTCCTGCCGGACGCAAAAATGCAAACCGTGCTGGATGCCGTCGATTTGCTGGGCTTTCGGTTGCGCGAAGTGACCAATGACTATGCCCCAAGACTTGGCGGCGCTCTGCCGTTCGTGCAGGAATTTGAATATGTCCCCGGCACCAAGTTCCGCGGATACCTCGACGAGCTGGAGATCCTGTTCTTCCCGCGGGGCGACGCCTTGGAACTGGTGATGCAGATCGATCGCCGGGCCCGCGGCTTAAGCGGCTTGTTCGCCGAGGCGCTGGAGCTGGATGAACGGTTCGTACGACTGCCTCTGTCGAGAGAGGTACTCCAGAGCAGTCCGCATGCGGTGGCCAGCTTACTGGAGGACGTTATCCGAAGACATCTCTAGTGGAGATTCGGTCGGGGCGACCACCCGCTTGTCGCAAGCGCGGTACGCCACCTTTCCACGAAATGCAAAAGTACATTTCATTTGCGTCAAAACCGGGCATTTTTGAAGGTTCAAGTGTAAAAGTGCAGTTCATTTTCCGAATATCAGCCGAAATCCATCCTAGGTCTCATTTTCAACTGTACTTTTACAGCTAATCGCCCTAAATTTCAAAAAACCCCCGTTTCAGATGTACTTTTGCAGTTGAACGAACGGACGGATACGAGTTGGTCCTATTCCAGCGCCCACCTCCGACAGCCCAAAAGAAAAGGACTTGGAGCAATTCTCCAAGTCCTGCCATTATCCCGCTCGCTCAGCTTAGTTCAGCTCGGCTGCTTCAGCTGCTTGCTGCGCAGCTGTCCGCAGGCCGCATCGATGTCGGCCCCGTGCTCGAGCCGGACGCTGACGCTGAGGCCGCGTTTTTTGAGCGCATCGTAGAAGGCCAACACGGATTTCTGTTCACTCCGCTGATACTGGCTGTGCTCATCCACCGGATTATACGGAATCAGGTTGACGTTCACAAACCGGTCTCCCAGCAGATCCGCCAATTCCTGCGCATGTTCCGTCCCGTCATTCACGCCCTTGAGCAAAATATACTCAATCGTAAGCCGCCGGTTCGTCCGCTCCAGGTAATAGTCGATCGCCGCCATCAGCTTCTCAATCGGAATCGCCTTATTGATCTTCATGATCCGCGTGCGCAGCTCATTGTTTGGGGCATGCAACGACACAGCCAAATTCACTTGCAGATCGGAATCGGCAAACTCGATGATTTTGTCCGCCAGCCCGCTGGTCGACACGGTAATATGGCGCGGACCAATCGCAAGTCCTTTGGGGTCTTGGATGACCCGCAGGAAATCAGCCATATTGTCGTAATTATCAAAAGGTTCCCCGATCCCCATCACCACGATGTGGGAGACGCGTTCACCTTTGCCCTGCCGGTCCAAATGCATCTGCACCTTCATGACCTGCTCTACGATTTCTCCGCTCGTCAGATCCCGGCTCTTCTTCAACAGCCCGCTGGCGCAGAAGCTGCAGCCGATATTACATCCAACCTGGGTTGTCACGCAAACCGACAGACCAAATTTATGGCGCATGAGCACCGTCTCGATCAGGTTGCCGTCCTGCAAGCGGAATAGGAACTTGATCGTCCCATCGATCGACTCTTGGCGGACATGCTCCTCCAAGGTTTCGATAACAAACTGTTCCTTCAGCAGGGCGAGGCATTCGGGATGAACGCCTTCCATTGCATCGAACGCAGTAACCCGTTTGCGGTATAGACCCTCCCATACCATCTCGGCCCGGCCTCGTTTATGTCCACGGTCCAGCAGCCAAGCGGCCAGCTGATCCTTCGTCATACCATAAATCGATTGTTTATTCATCCATATCCTCTTTCTAAACGAACTCAAGTCATTTTTTAATTATACCTAATCCGCCATCCCGAATGCCACAGGTAAAAAAACGAATCCCATCGCCTCACCTCAACGCCCATTTACACAGATACCTATCCCCCTTAAACGAACGTTAACATTAACACTCTAAAGTGAAGGTATATTCACTTGGGTTACTCGGATGTCCTAGGGGGGTTATAATCCCAAGCGGTCCGGCCCGCATACTGGACTAAGGTCGGAATGAAATCACGCCGAACGTCCGGTTTGATTCTTCCAACCTTCCTATATACTGGAACTCGGAATAAATCAACGGAATGAACCGTGCATTTTCGATTTCGGTGGAAAGGCGGCAGCTATCATGAAGCAAAACATGCATATCGTCATCCTGACCGCCGGATACGGCAACGGCCATATCCAGGTAGCGCGGACGCTGGAGCAATCCCTGACCCGTTCGGGCGTCCGTTCGGTCAGCGTGATCGACCTGTACCGTGAAGCCCATCCGGGACTCAATTCTATTTCCCGGCATCTCTACTTATACAGCCCGTGGTTCTCAACCTACGGCTTAGATTATTACGGTTGGAGCTATTACGCAACGAAGGATCTCCAGCAGACGAGCGCTATAGCGAAATGGGGAAACCAGCTGGGCATGAAAAAACTCATCGCCCTGCTCCAAAAGCAGCGGCCAGACGCGATCATCAACACCTTCCCCTTCGGCGGCATTACGGAACACTTGCGAAAACACGGCATTCGGGGGCCGGTCTTTACAGTTGTGACCGACTTCAGCCTGCACAACCGCTGGTTGTTCACGCAGCCGGACCGTTATTATGTGGCGACCGCCGATTTGAAGCGGGAGATGATGGAGCGCGGCGTGCCGGCAGAGGCGATTGTGGTCAGCGGCATCCCCGTGCGGGAGCATTTTTATGAGCCGGGGCGATCCTCAAATCCGCTGACGCAGACCCAGGCAAGGCGATCCTTGGAGAGATCCCGCTCCATTCTGGTCATGATGGGGGCGCATATTCCTTTGCCCGACGCCCAGCGGATCACCGCCAAGCTGTTGGCACTGCCGGACGTGCGAGTGGACCTCGTCTGCGGAGGCAACGAGAAGCTGCGGAGGCAACGAGAAGCTGCGGCGTCGCCTGGAACGGCGTTTTGCCGGTCACGAACGGCTCCGCCTATTCGGTTACGTCGAAGCAATCCATGACCGTATACGGGAAGCCGCTTGCATCGTGACGAAGGCTGGCGGTATCACATTGTCGGAAGCGATCCAGATCCGCACGCCGATCGTGGTCTACAAGCCGTTCTCCGGCCAGGAGCGGGAAAACGCGAGGTATCTGGAGCGCAAAGGCGCAGCCGTAGTGGCCTCCTCGCCGCGAACCTTGGCGGAGCAGGTGCAAGAGCTGCTTGATTCCGAGGTCCGCCGGGCCCGGATGCTCCAGCAATACGACGAACTGGCCGCGGGTTGCGCCACCGAGACGATCGTCCGGGACGTACTGCGCCTGGCGGGCCGACTGCCGGCGTTGGCGGACGGCTAATGATTCAGCGAGCCGCACCGTTGACGATGAAGGCACGAATAAGAAGCAAGGGGTCTTACACATATGAAAAGTACTCGCCGATGGATATCCAGTCATCATCTTACTCCAGCATTTCTGCACTGCGCGGCCATTTTGTTTTTCACAGAAATCGCCCGCAGCGCCTTTCTTATCTCATTCCTGCCCGCCTATGCCAAAGAACGCCAGATTACGCTGGCGGCGGTTGGTTTAGCGATCTCGGTCCATTATTTGGCCGACACGCTGATTAAGGTCCTCACAGGATACGTGCTGGATCGGTTCCCCGCCCGGGTGATCTTGAATATCTTCCTGCTGCTCGGACTGCTCGGCCTGTTCGTCTCTTACGGAGTTCATGCTCCTTGGGCGATTGTCCTTGGGGCGGGCCTGATCGGGATTGGGGTCTCGCCCGTCTGGCTGCTCTGCCTCTCCGAGATCCGGGAGGACCGCCGCGGCTCACAGATGGGATCGATTTATACGATTTGGCTCGTCTCGCTGGGCCTAGGCCCAGTTGGCGTCAATTTTCTGATCGACCGCAGCTATGTGTTATCGTTCTGGCTATTGGCCGGATGCTGGGCCGCGGGGTGGCTGCTGGCCGCCCTGAAACGGATGGATTTCTCATCCCGACGCTTGCTGGAGTCTACGGTCCCATTTAAACAGCAAATACGTGAAATCGGGAGCAAGCTTGCGCAAATGAAGCCGCTTGTGCCCGGCATGATTGTGCAAACGCTTGCCGCCGGTCTGCTGGTGCCCGTCCTGCCGAGCTTTGCCTCCGAGTATTTGGCGCTGGATTATTCGGATTATTCCATCGTGTTGATGGCTGGGGGCTGCATGACCGTCCTGCTGCTCGTTCCGATGGGCCGGCTTGCCGACAAATGGGGTTACAAATGGCTGTTGATCGCCGGTTTTGGCGCCTTAGCCGCCTGCCTTGGATTGCTGATCTACTCCCGGCAGATCTTCAGCACGATGCTGCTCGCCGTCTGTCTTGGTGCGGCGTATGCCGCTGTACTCCCGGCATGGAACGCCATCCTGTCCCACTACGTTCCTGCCGAACAAAAAGCGACCGGCTGGGGCGTCCTCTCCGGCATCGAAGGGATTGGTGTCATCCTCGGCCCCATTCTGGGCGGCTGGATGGCAGAAAGCTTCGACGTCACGGTGACGGTTGGGATCAGCTCACTGTTGTTGTTCGGCATCATGCTGTTTTACTGGATTCGTCCCGTGCGGCAGCATCAACGGGGACAATACCGGCAGCGTAGTTGAGTTGGAGGTTTGGTTTAAATGGTTAGAGTAAGTGGTTTGGGGCGTGTAGAACGTGTTCTTTTTCAGGGATTGGAGGGGTTGGTATGAAACATCGCTATTATCTTCGGCTGCGCGAGTACGATAACCGGCTGTTTCGGTGGTGCAATCATTCGCTGAGTCACCCGTGGCTGGATCGGATTCTGAAAGGACTTACTCATCTGGGGAGTGCTGCGTTTACGATCGCTTTAACCCTTTCTGTGGTCCTCTTCACCACGGGTTCATGGCAACGGGCAGGATGGCACAGCCTGATCGCTCTAACCGTTAGCCATCTGCTTGCGGTAGTGATTAAGAAGCGATTCCAGCGTACGCGCCCATACGAAGCGTTGCAGAATGCAAGGATCTCCATCCACCCGCTCAAGGACTACTCGTTCCCATCCGGGCACACAACGGCCGCTTTTTCGACGTTTATCCCGCTCCTATACGCGGCTCCGGGTCTGGCGCAACTGCTTCTGCCGCTTGCTTTTATCGTTGGCCTGTCGCGAATTTACCTTGGCGTCCATTACCCCTCCGATGTGCTGGCGGGCGGCTTACTTGGAGCCATGACTGCCCTCCTCGTTGTTTTAAGCGCCGGGCTGGTCTAGATGCAGACATCTAAGCACTTCACGATTTAAAAAAGAAAGTGAGGACATTCCATGCAAGTGAAAACGATCATGAAGCAATCCGTCCAAACGGTTTGGATGGGCTGGGAGCGGGTATTTGAGCTGTTTAGCCGACTGCGCTCCAAGTACGCCGGAGAGTTCGGCATCTGCAAAATGTTTGTCACCCAATACCGCGGCAAAAGCATGCAATGCGAGGACGGGACGTGGATTCAGGATGGGGATTGGATTGGGGAGCTGCATTTGGATAACCGCCAAATCCTCGCCATGCTGCAATCCAATGAGGCGAACCGGGTCGCCTTGAAGGTCGCCCGGCTTGCAAAAAACGCGATGTCGCAAATCTGCGCCGAAATGCAAAGAAACCCGCAGCTTAGTCAGGTGAAGGCGCTGCAAGGGATTACGTTGCTGCATCGGGGCATCACGCATGGGTTGGGCTTCGAAACGCACCACGTTGAACAGGGGGCCTTCCGGACATTGACGACCACCTATCTGCGGTTGCTGCTCACCGTCTTTCATCCGAGCCATCGCAAACGGATCACCGGCCATGCGGACAAGCTGATTCCGGTGAAGCTGGTGATGAGCCGCGCGTCACTGTTCCGGAAATTTGGGCAATTGGGGATGGAGAAGGTGATGTAAGGCACGGCAGAGAGGTACGGTTTTTCAGGCTAATCGATGGATCCGGCAAGTCCTTGCTCCGTTAAATAATCCATCTCCAATTCGGATTCGCCTTCGCTAGGGCCAAGGCCAATGTTCCCCAACCCGCTCCCACCTCAACGATGGGGTTGATGAGGGCCTGCAGAGCCACTCCCGCAAGGGCAGCGGCCCGTTCCAGCTGCTTCATTTCCGTAATGACCGCCTGCCTCACGGGAGCGGAAGTGGGCGTGGGCGAAATGCCGTTTCGCCAGCTCCGGTAGACGATCCCTTAATCACTCTCCAGTTCCCATCACATGACGCATAAATCGTACCGTGCCGCTGAATGTACTCCGCCACCAGCTCCGCCATGTCGGTCTGGATCTCGCGAATCACCGGCTTGC
This region includes:
- a CDS encoding FAD-dependent oxidoreductase is translated as MSIHPKNQQTFAQRCVLAFLCVLLMLETVGASTSAMAASTSTASPVSCGPGCNRYDIVMIGSEIEGVLLAKRAHDAGLSVLILDPREKPGGELIQGQMLVLDEPNDNRKRSLVQGEMKSLYDGYNAGTIRKLSAFESYYRKLIRGIPMRSGIAIDGVEIEETGKSGKGKTLKSITYLAKDGKLYQVQAGYFVENTDFNALTVHLGNKRIPGMESLYNGKKPDYMAATYMLRFKGVNWGKLHQAVLEDYPLTNVVKKYGPNTYVDWDFATGFSNITYQYKPRDSQLLLRGLNATYQKDGEVIVNGLLIYDVDPADPKSVRSAVAKGKAEAPYIAKFLRQHIPGFSKAELNGYPEYLYIRDYNRYETEYVLTYKDVMSSRMFWDNVTLGGYPVDLQATRAVKKGIGYGKPDRYGIPLRSFELKSYDNVLVAGKNIGADIKAYGSARIIPTTALAAETMGILLAREWKKGHKRLSELTPADFRRIHQYLKKDYNIRIDQ
- a CDS encoding copper homeostasis protein CutC codes for the protein MLLEVIATCVEDAIVAEANGADRLELITAITEGGLTPGIGLVQQVVKAVAIPVHVMVRPHSRSFVYGEADLLTMEAEVRAIAEAGAAGIVFGALTADRKIDEAALERILVLTGGLNVTFHRAFDELADLPSGLRTLMKYPQVNRVLTSGGPRSAPQAVSEIRELVELARGSSLRILAGHGLTLETVSQVIANTGVTEVHFGSAVRIGGDGLAPLDPSKLLSLSRLLRGINRQGTP
- a CDS encoding sporulation protein codes for the protein MSFIKKMLASVGIGSAQINTELDVDEVRLGGEISGTVYVDGGQTEQSIGNIYLKLKTNYLRESNDRKIRTTGTIAKYLVTEGFELRPGERKQIPFRFRLPEQMPVTLHNVPIWVESGLDIEMALDPKDEDLIRVLPDAKMQTVLDAVDLLGFRLREVTNDYAPRLGGALPFVQEFEYVPGTKFRGYLDELEILFFPRGDALELVMQIDRRARGLSGLFAEALELDERFVRLPLSREVLQSSPHAVASLLEDVIRRHL
- the rlmN gene encoding 23S rRNA (adenine(2503)-C(2))-methyltransferase RlmN, with the translated sequence MNKQSIYGMTKDQLAAWLLDRGHKRGRAEMVWEGLYRKRVTAFDAMEGVHPECLALLKEQFVIETLEEHVRQESIDGTIKFLFRLQDGNLIETVLMRHKFGLSVCVTTQVGCNIGCSFCASGLLKKSRDLTSGEIVEQVMKVQMHLDRQGKGERVSHIVVMGIGEPFDNYDNMADFLRVIQDPKGLAIGPRHITVSTSGLADKIIEFADSDLQVNLAVSLHAPNNELRTRIMKINKAIPIEKLMAAIDYYLERTNRRLTIEYILLKGVNDGTEHAQELADLLGDRFVNVNLIPYNPVDEHSQYQRSEQKSVLAFYDALKKRGLSVSVRLEHGADIDAACGQLRSKQLKQPS
- a CDS encoding MGDG synthase family glycosyltransferase; the encoded protein is MKQNMHIVILTAGYGNGHIQVARTLEQSLTRSGVRSVSVIDLYREAHPGLNSISRHLYLYSPWFSTYGLDYYGWSYYATKDLQQTSAIAKWGNQLGMKKLIALLQKQRPDAIINTFPFGGITEHLRKHGIRGPVFTVVTDFSLHNRWLFTQPDRYYVATADLKREMMERGVPAEAIVVSGIPVREHFYEPGRSSNPLTQTQARRSLERSRSILVMMGAHIPLPDAQRITAKLLALPDVRVDLVCGGNEKLRRQREAAASPGTAFCRSRTAPPIRLRRSNP
- a CDS encoding glycosyltransferase codes for the protein MERRFAGHERLRLFGYVEAIHDRIREAACIVTKAGGITLSEAIQIRTPIVVYKPFSGQERENARYLERKGAAVVASSPRTLAEQVQELLDSEVRRARMLQQYDELAAGCATETIVRDVLRLAGRLPALADG
- a CDS encoding MFS transporter, translated to MKSTRRWISSHHLTPAFLHCAAILFFTEIARSAFLISFLPAYAKERQITLAAVGLAISVHYLADTLIKVLTGYVLDRFPARVILNIFLLLGLLGLFVSYGVHAPWAIVLGAGLIGIGVSPVWLLCLSEIREDRRGSQMGSIYTIWLVSLGLGPVGVNFLIDRSYVLSFWLLAGCWAAGWLLAALKRMDFSSRRLLESTVPFKQQIREIGSKLAQMKPLVPGMIVQTLAAGLLVPVLPSFASEYLALDYSDYSIVLMAGGCMTVLLLVPMGRLADKWGYKWLLIAGFGALAACLGLLIYSRQIFSTMLLAVCLGAAYAAVLPAWNAILSHYVPAEQKATGWGVLSGIEGIGVILGPILGGWMAESFDVTVTVGISSLLLFGIMLFYWIRPVRQHQRGQYRQRS
- a CDS encoding phosphatase PAP2 family protein, which encodes MKHRYYLRLREYDNRLFRWCNHSLSHPWLDRILKGLTHLGSAAFTIALTLSVVLFTTGSWQRAGWHSLIALTVSHLLAVVIKKRFQRTRPYEALQNARISIHPLKDYSFPSGHTTAAFSTFIPLLYAAPGLAQLLLPLAFIVGLSRIYLGVHYPSDVLAGGLLGAMTALLVVLSAGLV
- a CDS encoding YkoP family protein; this encodes MQVKTIMKQSVQTVWMGWERVFELFSRLRSKYAGEFGICKMFVTQYRGKSMQCEDGTWIQDGDWIGELHLDNRQILAMLQSNEANRVALKVARLAKNAMSQICAEMQRNPQLSQVKALQGITLLHRGITHGLGFETHHVEQGAFRTLTTTYLRLLLTVFHPSHRKRITGHADKLIPVKLVMSRASLFRKFGQLGMEKVM